Within the Nocardioides aurantiacus genome, the region CCGGCGCCGCTCCTCGAGGTCCTGCGTGGAGTTGAGGTAGGCCGCCCGGACGCCGAGCGCGGCGAGGGCGTCGACCTGGTCCTGCATCAGCGCGATCAGCGGCGAGACCACCACGCCGGTGCCGGGACGGACCAGCGCCGGCACCTGGTAGCACAGCGACTTGCCGCCGCCGGTCGGCATCAGCACCAGGGCGTCTCCCCCGGCCACCACGGTGTCGATGACGGCCGCCTGCTCCCCGCGGAACTCGGGGTAGCCGAAGACGGTGCGCAGCGTCTCCAGCGGGCTGGTCGGGGCCGCAGCCGTCACGTCGCGCACGGGAGCCATCCTGCCCGACGCCACCGACCACCCCGTCGCGACCCGGCTGGCAGTCTGGGCGGGTGCCCTCCCTGCCCCCGCTGCCGGACGTCGACGACACCGGGGCGGTGGTGGCCTGGGTCTCCGAGCACCTCGGCGACCTGGCCCTGGAGGGACCCGACGGGATCCGTCCCGGCGGCCACCGGGGTGGCCAGGCCGCGGCCGACCTCGCGCTCGCGACCCTCGACGTGGCCGGCTACGCCCGGTCGCGGTCCACGGTGCTGCCCGAGTCGCGCCGCGGGGCGACCCGGCTCTCGCCGTACGTCCGGCACGGGCTGCTGAGCCTGCCCGAGGTCTGGGGCGCCGTGGGCGACGCCCCGTCCTCGGACCGTCGCCGCTACCGCGACGAGCTGATGTGGCAGGAGTTCGCGCGCCACCTCTACGCCGGCACCGGCGCGGCGCTGGCCGAGCCGCTGCGCTACCACCCGCCCCACCCGGCGAGCCCGCCCGCGTGGGAGGAGCAGATGGCCTGCACGTCGTGGCTGCGCGAGGAGCTCGAGGGCCAGGGCTGGCTGGTCAACCAGACCCGGATGTGGTGGGCCTCCCACTGGACCGTCCGGCACGGTCGCGACTGGCGCGAGGGCGAGGACGACTTCTTCCGCCACCTGCTCGACGGGTCGCGCGCCGCCAACCGGCTCGGCTGGCAGTGGACCGTCGGCTCCGGCACCGGCAAGCCCTACGGCTTCAGCCGGTGGCAGGTGGAGAAGCGCGCGCCGCAGCTGTGCCGCTCCTGCCCGCTGCGCGACGCCTGCCCGGTCCAGGGCTGGCCCGACGCCGAGCGCGGGCCGCGCGTCGAGGGCGCAGCGGCAGGCACCGCCGAGGGCCCCGGGGCCGGCCCCGACGCACCGTCCCGCTCCGGCGACCCGGCGGCGGTCTGGCTCACCGCGGAGTCGCTGGGCGACGCAGATCCGGCGCTGGCCGCGCACCCCGACCTCCCCGTCGTCTTCGTGTACGACGAGCCGCTGCTGCGCTCGCTGCGCCTGTCCGGCAAGCGCCTGGTGTTCCTGGCCGAGTGCCTCGCCGACCTGGCCGAGCGCCGCGAGGTCGACGTGCGCCGGGGGCGGGTGGGCGAGGAGCTGGCCGGCACCGCCGTCGCCGCGACCTTCGCCCCGGTGCCGGGCTTCACCCGTCGCTCGGCCGCGGTCGAGGTCGCCGACCTCCACCCGTGGCCGTGGCTGGTCCGTCCGGCCGGGCAGCGGCTCACCTCCTACAGCGCCTGGCGCAAGGGCGTGTCCCTCCGGGCGTGAGACGGATCAGCCGCCGGGTGGACCTCAGGGCACCATCACACCCGGGTTGAGGACGCCGGTGGGGTCGAGGGCCGCCTTGACCGCGCGCAGCACCGTCACGCCGACCGGGCCGACCTCGCGGGCCAGCCAGGGGCGGTGGTCGGTGCCCACGGCGTGGTGGTGGGTGATGGTGCCGCCCGCGGCGAGGACGGCGTCGCTGGCCGCAGCCTTGGCGGCGAGCCACCGACCCAGCGGGTCCTCGCCCTGCCGCGCCGCGACGGTGAAGTAGAGCGAGCACCCGGTCTCGTAGACGTGGGAGACGTGGCACAGCACGAGCGTCCCCTCACCCAGGCCGTCCTGGAGCGCCTCGGTCACCGCGTCGCGGAGCCGGTCGACCCCGCTCCAGAACGTCGCCGTCTCGAGGGTCTCGACCAGGACGCCGGCATCGAGCATCGAGTCCCGGAGGTAGGGCGCCGCGAAGCGCCCCTCGCGCCAGTGCCGGCCGCGCTTCTCGCCCAGCGGCGACCCACCCGCCGCGGCCAGCGCCTCGGCGACCTCGGCCCGCCGTCGCTCCACCGCGTCGCCCTCGTGGCCGACCACCATCAGGCACCCCGACACCCCCTCGCCGCCCACGTCGGACTGGCTGGCGAGGTTGAGCGCGGTCTCGGTCTCGTCGGAGAGCCGGACGATCGTCGGCAGCAGCTGGTGCTGCGCCAGGTGCCGCACCGCCTCCCGGCCGGCGGCGAAGGACTCGAACCGCCAGGCCTCGTGGACCTGCTCGGCCGGACGCGCACGGACCCGGACCGTGACCTCGGTGATCACGCCGAACGCCCCCTCCGAGCCCAGCAGCAGCTGCCGCAGGTCGGGGCCGGCCGCGCTGGCGGGGGCGGCCCCCGCGACGATCTCCCCGACCGGTGTGGCGGCCCGCAGACCCACCACCATCTGGTCGAAGCGTCCGAAGCCCGCGCTGTTCTGGCCGCTGCTGCGCGTCGCGGCGAAGCCACCGATGCTCGCGTGCTCGAAGGACTGCGGGAAGTGGCCGAGGGTGAGGCCGTGCTCGGCCAGCGCCGCCTCGGCCTCGGGGCCGCGCATCCCCGGCTGCAGGGTGGCGGTCATCGAGACCGGGTCGACCGCGAGCAGGCCGTCCAGCCGCGCGAGGTCGAGGCTGACCACGCCGGCGTACCCCTCACGGGTGGCGACGAGACCGCCGGTGACGGACGTGCCGCCACCGAACGGGACCACCGCGACGTGGTGCTCGCGCGCCCAGGCGAGCACCGCGACGACCTCGTCGTGGGACCCGGGGCGCACCACGGCGTCGGGGGCGTCGGACAGGTCGCCGGCGCGGGCGCGCAGCAGGTCGGGCGTCGACTTCCCCCGGGTCCGCGACCGGCGGGTGCCCTCGTCGGTGTGCACGTGGGCGGTCCCGACGGCTCCGGCCAGGGACGCCAGCAGCTCCTCCGCCAGGCCCGGCCCGGGCAGCACCACCCGGTCGACGGCCGGGGTCGGCACGGCCCCGAAGGCGGCGTCGACCAGGGCCTGGGTGGCCTCGGACAGGGGGCCGGCGAGGCGGGGGTCGCCCCAGCGCTGCGGGTGCATCTCTCGGGTCATGCGTTACATTGTGACACATGTCGTCTGTCAGTAACATCGACCGCGTGCTCGACGCCGCCCGCGAGGTCATCCTGACCGTCGGTCTGCGCCGCGCCACCCTGACCGACGTCGCCCGCCGGGCCGGGGTCTCGCGGATGACGGTCTACCGCGCCTTCCCCGACATGCAGGCGATCCTCGCCGAGCTGATGACCCGCGAGTGGGTCGCCGAGATCGACCCGGCGTCCGACGCCGTCGAGGCCGGCGGCGAGGGACCCGCGGACGTGCTCGCCCGCCGCTTCGCCGCCGCCGTCCGGGCGCTGCGCGAGAACCCGCTGTTCCGCCGCATCGTCGACGTCGACCCCGACCAGCTGCTCCCCTACCTGGTCGACCGTCGCGGCCGCTCCCAGGACCTGGTGCTCGACCTGGTGGCCGCGCGCATCTCCTCGGCCCAGGCCACCGGTGAGGTCCGGGACGGCGACCCGACGCTGCTGGCCCGGTCCCTGGTGCTCGCCGCGCACGGCTTCGCACTGTCGGCGCGCACCATGACCACCGACGGCGTGGCCGCGGCCGACCTCGACGCCGAGCTGGTGCAGCTCGTGCGTCGCTACCTCGCACCGTGACCGGCCCCGGCGCGCGTGGGCCCGCCCGGGTCCGGCCCGGACTGGCAGGCGCCCCCGACCGGGTCGACCTGCTCGTGGTCGGCCTCGGCGTGACCGGGGCCGGGGTCGCCCTCGACGCCGCGACGCGGGGGCTCACGGTCCTGGCGGTGGACGCCCACGACCTGGCCTTCGGCACCTCGCGCTGGTCGAGCAAGCTCGTCCACGGGGGGCTGCGCTACCTCGCGCACGGGCAGCTCGGCGTCGCCCGCGAGAGCGCCGTCGAGCGCGGGGTCCTGATGGAGACCACCGCGCCCCACCTCACCCGCTCCCTGCCGATGCTGCTGCCCCTGACCGGTGGGGTGTCGAGGCGGCAGGCCACGCTGGCGGCCGCCGGGCTCCGGGCCGGGGACGCCCTCCGGGCCGTCGCCGGCACGAGCGCGACGACCCTGCCCCGCACCCGCCGCGTCACGCGTGACCGGGCGCTGGACCTCGCCCCGGCGCTGCGGCGCTCAGGCCTGCGCGGCGCACTGCTGGGGTGGGACGGGCAGCTGGAGGACGACGCCCGGCTCGTCACCTGCCTCGCCCGCACCGCCGTCGCCCACGGCGCGGTCGTCCGGACCCGGGCCCGGGTGGTGTCGGCGACCGGCACCGGGGCGGTGCTGCGCGACGAGCGGAACGGCGAGGTCCACCGGGTGAGCGCCCGCGCCGTCGTGAACGCCACCGGCGTCTGGGCGGGTTCGGTGAGCCCGGAGGTCCGGCTCAAGCCCTCCCGCGGCACGCACCTGGTGCTGCGCTCCGCCACCCTGCCCGGCCTCGCCTCGGCCCTCACCGTGCCCGTGCCGGGCACGACCAGCCGCTTCGTGCTCGTCCTGCCCCAGCCCGACGGCACCGTCCACGTCGGGCTCACCGACGAGGAGACCGACGGCCCGCTCCCCGACGTGCCCGAGCCCAGCGAGGGCGAGGTCGACTTCCTGCTCGACGTGGTGAGCACCGTCCTGGAGGTGCCGGTGGGCCGCGCCGA harbors:
- a CDS encoding TetR/AcrR family transcriptional regulator → MSSVSNIDRVLDAAREVILTVGLRRATLTDVARRAGVSRMTVYRAFPDMQAILAELMTREWVAEIDPASDAVEAGGEGPADVLARRFAAAVRALRENPLFRRIVDVDPDQLLPYLVDRRGRSQDLVLDLVAARISSAQATGEVRDGDPTLLARSLVLAAHGFALSARTMTTDGVAAADLDAELVQLVRRYLAP
- a CDS encoding glycerol-3-phosphate dehydrogenase/oxidase; the protein is MTGPGARGPARVRPGLAGAPDRVDLLVVGLGVTGAGVALDAATRGLTVLAVDAHDLAFGTSRWSSKLVHGGLRYLAHGQLGVARESAVERGVLMETTAPHLTRSLPMLLPLTGGVSRRQATLAAAGLRAGDALRAVAGTSATTLPRTRRVTRDRALDLAPALRRSGLRGALLGWDGQLEDDARLVTCLARTAVAHGAVVRTRARVVSATGTGAVLRDERNGEVHRVSARAVVNATGVWAGSVSPEVRLKPSRGTHLVLRSATLPGLASALTVPVPGTTSRFVLVLPQPDGTVHVGLTDEETDGPLPDVPEPSEGEVDFLLDVVSTVLEVPVGRADVVGAYAGLRPLLDADGATADLSRRHAVLTSPTGVVTVVGGKLTTYRRMAEDAVDAVGLATAPCRTRTLPLLGAASRADLARLDAPPRLVRRFGTEAAFVLADAVEVTGLGEAELLAPGPQAVTLAELVFGVTHEGAADVDDLLDRRTRVGLVPEDRARALPMAQRALLLARREQGQAPPTGDPGPTS
- a CDS encoding FAD-binding oxidoreductase — translated: MTREMHPQRWGDPRLAGPLSEATQALVDAAFGAVPTPAVDRVVLPGPGLAEELLASLAGAVGTAHVHTDEGTRRSRTRGKSTPDLLRARAGDLSDAPDAVVRPGSHDEVVAVLAWAREHHVAVVPFGGGTSVTGGLVATREGYAGVVSLDLARLDGLLAVDPVSMTATLQPGMRGPEAEAALAEHGLTLGHFPQSFEHASIGGFAATRSSGQNSAGFGRFDQMVVGLRAATPVGEIVAGAAPASAAGPDLRQLLLGSEGAFGVITEVTVRVRARPAEQVHEAWRFESFAAGREAVRHLAQHQLLPTIVRLSDETETALNLASQSDVGGEGVSGCLMVVGHEGDAVERRRAEVAEALAAAGGSPLGEKRGRHWREGRFAAPYLRDSMLDAGVLVETLETATFWSGVDRLRDAVTEALQDGLGEGTLVLCHVSHVYETGCSLYFTVAARQGEDPLGRWLAAKAAASDAVLAAGGTITHHHAVGTDHRPWLAREVGPVGVTVLRAVKAALDPTGVLNPGVMVP
- a CDS encoding FAD-binding domain-containing protein, whose protein sequence is MPSLPPLPDVDDTGAVVAWVSEHLGDLALEGPDGIRPGGHRGGQAAADLALATLDVAGYARSRSTVLPESRRGATRLSPYVRHGLLSLPEVWGAVGDAPSSDRRRYRDELMWQEFARHLYAGTGAALAEPLRYHPPHPASPPAWEEQMACTSWLREELEGQGWLVNQTRMWWASHWTVRHGRDWREGEDDFFRHLLDGSRAANRLGWQWTVGSGTGKPYGFSRWQVEKRAPQLCRSCPLRDACPVQGWPDAERGPRVEGAAAGTAEGPGAGPDAPSRSGDPAAVWLTAESLGDADPALAAHPDLPVVFVYDEPLLRSLRLSGKRLVFLAECLADLAERREVDVRRGRVGEELAGTAVAATFAPVPGFTRRSAAVEVADLHPWPWLVRPAGQRLTSYSAWRKGVSLRA